The following proteins come from a genomic window of Frankia casuarinae:
- a CDS encoding glycosyltransferase family 2 protein — MDGATGVGTGTDAFGGIPTGGGFGPRAGGQPVEVSVVMPCLNEQESVGVCVRKALAGLATAGAAGEVVVVDNGSTDRSADVAAAAGARVVRETRRGYGNAYLAGFAAARGRLIVMGDADDSYDFSDLGVLLAPLRAGRADYVLGSRFAGEILPGAMPWLHRYVGNPVLTGILNRLFDVRSSDAHSGMRAFSREAYLRMQLRCEGMELASELVIAAGRAELRIEEVPITYHPRVGASKLHSLRDGWRHLRFMLLLAPRHLFVLPGLVLLALGIVGQAALLPGSLNLGFHRLDLHFSILFALLALLGWQLVLLGVCADVHNHALGWQERRRWPLPLIHRLFTLERGLALGAGLFIVGFVVDVVVLVRWLVNNLGPLNEMRPALLAMTLMVLGAQTAFGSFFLRLLTAGPSGGHQRASARGTRAGTGTGTGTGTGTGTGTGTGTGTGTGTGSTQAEASGPRADTPGLGLCFEAPEHPAEVVRF; from the coding sequence ATGGACGGTGCCACGGGTGTCGGTACCGGTACCGACGCCTTCGGGGGCATCCCCACCGGCGGGGGTTTCGGCCCGCGTGCCGGCGGACAGCCGGTCGAGGTGTCGGTCGTCATGCCGTGTCTGAACGAGCAGGAGTCGGTCGGCGTCTGTGTGCGCAAGGCCCTTGCGGGACTGGCCACCGCGGGTGCCGCGGGCGAGGTCGTCGTTGTCGACAACGGATCCACGGACCGGTCGGCGGACGTCGCCGCAGCCGCAGGTGCCCGGGTCGTCCGCGAGACCCGGCGCGGCTACGGCAACGCCTACCTGGCCGGGTTCGCCGCCGCCCGAGGCCGGCTGATCGTGATGGGCGACGCCGACGACTCCTACGACTTCTCGGATCTGGGCGTCCTGCTCGCTCCGCTGCGCGCCGGGCGGGCCGACTACGTGCTCGGGTCGCGCTTCGCTGGAGAGATCCTGCCGGGAGCGATGCCCTGGCTGCACCGTTACGTCGGCAACCCTGTGCTCACCGGCATCCTGAACCGGCTGTTCGACGTCCGTTCCTCCGACGCGCACTCGGGCATGCGGGCCTTCAGCCGAGAGGCGTACCTGCGTATGCAGCTGCGCTGCGAGGGGATGGAGCTCGCCTCCGAACTGGTGATCGCCGCGGGCCGCGCCGAGCTTCGGATCGAGGAGGTGCCGATCACTTACCATCCGCGGGTCGGGGCCTCCAAGCTGCACTCCCTGCGGGATGGTTGGCGGCACCTGCGGTTCATGCTGCTGCTGGCGCCGAGGCACCTGTTCGTGCTGCCCGGCCTGGTGCTGCTGGCGCTCGGGATCGTGGGCCAGGCGGCGCTGCTGCCCGGCTCGCTCAATCTCGGCTTCCACCGGCTGGACCTGCACTTCTCGATCCTGTTCGCGCTGCTGGCGCTACTCGGCTGGCAACTGGTGCTGCTGGGGGTCTGCGCCGACGTCCACAACCACGCCCTCGGCTGGCAGGAGCGCCGCCGCTGGCCGCTGCCGCTCATCCACCGCCTGTTCACCCTCGAACGCGGGCTTGCGCTCGGCGCGGGCCTGTTCATCGTCGGATTTGTCGTGGACGTGGTCGTCCTCGTCCGCTGGCTGGTCAACAATCTCGGACCGCTCAACGAGATGCGCCCGGCCCTGCTCGCGATGACGCTGATGGTGTTGGGCGCGCAGACCGCCTTCGGATCCTTCTTCCTGCGGCTGCTGACCGCCGGACCCAGCGGGGGGCATCAGCGGGCGTCGGCCCGCGGTACCCGTGCCGGCACGGGTACCGGCACGGGTACCGGCACGGGTACCGGCACGGGTACCGGCACGGGTACCGGCACGGGTACCGGCACGGGCTCCACCCAGGCCGAGGCGAGCGGTCCACGGGCCGACACGCCCGGCCTCGGCCTGTGCTTCGAGGCGCCGGAACACCCGGCCGAGGTCGTCAGGTTCTGA
- a CDS encoding TerD family protein, whose amino-acid sequence MTSVSLSKGGNVSLSKVAPNLTAVTVGLGWQVRQTTGAAYDLDASAIIVNDAGQVLSDGYFVFFNNLVSPDGAVKHLGDNLVGGGGGDDEQINVDLRMLTPQAAKVVFTVSIYDADSRRQAFGQIRNAFIRVTDATNGAEVARYDLTEDASTETAMIFGELYRYGGEWKFRAVGQGYASGLRGIALDFGVNVS is encoded by the coding sequence ATGACCTCCGTGTCGCTGTCCAAGGGCGGCAATGTCTCGCTGAGTAAGGTCGCCCCCAACCTCACTGCCGTGACGGTGGGCCTGGGGTGGCAGGTGCGGCAGACCACCGGTGCCGCCTACGATCTCGACGCCAGCGCGATCATTGTGAATGACGCCGGCCAGGTCCTCTCCGACGGCTATTTCGTGTTCTTCAACAATCTGGTGAGTCCGGACGGTGCGGTGAAGCACCTGGGTGACAACCTGGTCGGTGGCGGCGGCGGTGACGACGAGCAGATCAACGTCGACCTGCGGATGCTGACCCCGCAGGCGGCGAAGGTCGTGTTCACCGTGTCCATCTACGATGCCGACTCGCGTCGGCAGGCCTTCGGCCAGATCCGCAACGCGTTCATCCGGGTGACGGACGCGACGAACGGCGCGGAGGTGGCCCGCTACGACCTCACCGAGGACGCCTCCACGGAGACGGCGATGATCTTCGGTGAGCTGTACCGCTACGGTGGGGAATGGAAGTTCCGCGCTGTCGGTCAGGGATACGCCTCCGGGTTGCGCGGGATCGCCTTGGACTTCGGCGTCAACGTCTCCTGA
- a CDS encoding bifunctional phosphatase PAP2/diacylglycerol kinase family protein, with protein sequence MRRDIALGRTFLHAFTSADRSLFAALAGGRPLLDPALPRLSHAADHGLLWWGVAGALGATKGRRRPAAVRGLLALGVASVLANGPMKVVFRRDRPPTHTIPPLRRLREDLTTFSFPSGHAASAAAFATGVALDAPGAAVPVAVLAAAVAFSRVYVGVHYPGDVAAGVLLGIGAGLATTKVMPRRPWAPARASPASAWAPALPDGDGLTVVVNARSGPGNHTDLLAVLRADLPRARVVEVDAGGDVRTVLRSAAARSRVLGVAGGDGTINAAAQTALAHGVPLAVFPAGTLNHFAADVGLAGAGDSVQAIREGSAVAVDIGRAEGIGATFSRFSRIFVNTASLGGYPDMVAIRARFERRIGKWPAMLIALSWVLRHETPFEVEIDSEYRRVWLIFVGNGIYQPDGFAPTYRTRLDEGLLDLRVVDAAASLARLRLVGAVLTGRLGRSRVYEQHTVERVTISSRQPGPLPFACDGEVTEGVERIVITPGGARLIVYRPRRPGASG encoded by the coding sequence ATGCGCCGTGACATCGCGCTGGGCCGGACGTTCCTGCACGCCTTCACCAGTGCGGACCGGTCGCTGTTCGCGGCGCTGGCCGGCGGCAGACCGCTGCTCGACCCGGCGCTGCCGCGGCTGTCCCACGCTGCCGATCATGGTCTGCTCTGGTGGGGGGTGGCCGGGGCGCTCGGTGCGACGAAGGGACGCCGTCGCCCGGCGGCCGTCCGTGGCCTGCTCGCCCTGGGAGTCGCGAGCGTTCTCGCCAACGGGCCGATGAAGGTGGTGTTCCGCCGGGACCGCCCACCGACTCACACGATTCCCCCGCTGCGGCGGCTTCGCGAGGATCTCACGACGTTCTCGTTCCCCTCTGGGCACGCGGCGTCGGCAGCCGCCTTCGCCACCGGAGTCGCGTTGGACGCACCCGGCGCGGCGGTGCCGGTGGCTGTGCTCGCCGCCGCGGTGGCGTTCTCCCGGGTGTACGTCGGGGTGCACTATCCCGGGGACGTGGCCGCCGGCGTGCTGCTGGGGATAGGGGCGGGCCTGGCGACGACGAAGGTGATGCCGCGTCGGCCGTGGGCCCCCGCCCGGGCCAGCCCCGCGTCGGCGTGGGCGCCCGCCCTGCCCGACGGCGACGGCCTTACCGTGGTGGTGAACGCCCGTTCCGGTCCGGGTAACCACACGGACCTGCTCGCCGTGCTGCGGGCCGACCTGCCCAGGGCCCGGGTCGTCGAGGTCGACGCGGGCGGCGACGTAAGAACCGTGCTGAGGTCCGCGGCGGCGCGGTCCCGTGTGCTGGGCGTCGCCGGCGGCGACGGCACCATCAACGCGGCCGCCCAGACCGCGCTGGCGCACGGCGTGCCGCTGGCGGTCTTCCCCGCGGGCACGCTCAACCACTTCGCCGCGGACGTCGGACTCGCCGGGGCGGGTGACTCGGTGCAGGCGATACGGGAGGGTTCGGCGGTCGCCGTCGACATCGGCCGGGCCGAGGGCATCGGCGCGACGTTCAGTCGGTTCTCCCGCATCTTCGTGAACACCGCGAGCCTCGGCGGTTACCCGGACATGGTCGCCATCCGTGCGCGGTTCGAGCGCCGCATCGGCAAGTGGCCGGCGATGCTCATCGCGCTGAGCTGGGTGCTGCGCCACGAAACGCCGTTCGAGGTCGAGATCGACTCCGAGTACCGCCGGGTCTGGCTGATCTTCGTCGGCAACGGGATCTACCAGCCCGACGGGTTCGCCCCCACCTACCGCACCCGCCTCGACGAAGGGCTGCTGGACCTGCGGGTGGTCGACGCCGCGGCGTCGCTTGCCCGGCTCCGGCTGGTGGGGGCGGTGCTGACCGGCCGTCTCGGGCGCAGCCGGGTGTACGAACAACACACGGTCGAACGGGTCACGATCTCATCCCGTCAGCCCGGCCCGCTGCCGTTCGCCTGTGACGGCGAGGTCACGGAGGGAGTGGAACGCATCGTCATCACTCCGGGCGGAGCCCGACTGATCGTCTACCGGCCGCGGCGGCCCGGCGCATCCGGCTGA
- a CDS encoding thiamine phosphate synthase, producing MLSPEVEGSSPRAGGPARADRLRRLADARLYLCTPRRAEFDAFLSAVVGTPEAPGVDLIQLREKGLEWDEELGGLRRVQAAAGARGVLVSANDRADLAAFAGVDILHVGQGDIPPRFARRLVGPDVLIGQSTHDPDQFLAALADPDVDYVCVGPVHATPTKEGRPPVGLGLPRLAARHAPPFAPGVKPWFVTGGVGPDTLDQILATGARRVVVVRGLTGVEDPAASAVALAQRLRAV from the coding sequence GTGCTGTCGCCGGAGGTTGAGGGATCGTCGCCGCGCGCCGGTGGGCCAGCCCGGGCGGACCGGTTGCGGCGGCTGGCCGACGCCCGCCTGTACCTGTGCACGCCGCGTCGGGCCGAGTTCGACGCCTTCCTGAGCGCCGTGGTCGGCACGCCCGAGGCCCCCGGGGTCGATCTGATCCAGCTCCGGGAGAAGGGGCTCGAATGGGACGAGGAGCTCGGCGGGCTGCGGCGGGTGCAGGCCGCCGCCGGCGCCAGGGGAGTGCTGGTCAGCGCGAATGACCGCGCCGACCTCGCCGCCTTCGCCGGGGTCGACATCCTGCACGTCGGTCAGGGCGACATCCCGCCGCGGTTTGCCCGGCGCCTGGTGGGCCCGGACGTGCTGATCGGACAGTCGACGCACGATCCCGACCAGTTCCTCGCGGCGCTCGCCGACCCCGACGTCGACTACGTGTGCGTGGGGCCGGTGCACGCCACGCCCACCAAGGAGGGCCGGCCGCCGGTCGGCCTGGGTCTGCCCCGGCTGGCCGCGCGGCACGCTCCTCCGTTCGCTCCGGGCGTGAAGCCGTGGTTCGTCACCGGTGGCGTCGGTCCGGATACCCTGGATCAGATTCTTGCGACGGGAGCGCGCCGCGTGGTGGTCGTGCGGGGCCTCACCGGGGTCGAGGATCCGGCCGCGAGCGCTGTTGCCCTCGCTCAGCGTCTGAGAGCTGTCTGA
- a CDS encoding type II toxin-antitoxin system RelE family toxin, producing MSDKHEVTLSASAERDLSKLAELTRGEVRRFLDGALRDDPRKAGTPIPGEQVGMHEASGRTWRILYRIDANTRSVRVMVVAPRGARSRIVPTIGNARPATGWRRV from the coding sequence GTGAGTGACAAGCACGAGGTGACGCTGTCCGCCTCGGCCGAGCGGGACCTGTCGAAGCTGGCCGAGCTCACCCGCGGCGAGGTCCGTCGGTTCCTCGACGGTGCCCTGCGCGACGATCCGCGCAAGGCCGGCACTCCGATCCCCGGCGAGCAGGTCGGCATGCACGAGGCCAGCGGGCGGACCTGGCGGATCCTCTACCGGATCGACGCCAACACACGCTCTGTGCGCGTTATGGTCGTCGCGCCGCGAGGTGCCCGCTCCCGGATCGTGCCAACGATCGGCAACGCCCGCCCCGCAACCGGATGGCGCCGGGTCTGA
- the aceE gene encoding pyruvate dehydrogenase (acetyl-transferring), homodimeric type produces the protein MAQDTPRKFSVITDGLPSQLPDIDPSETSEWLESLDAVIEESGRGRARFLMLKLLERAREKAVGVPGLTSTDYINTISPEREPWFPGNEHIERRIRAYIRWNAAIMVSRANRPAFNVGGHIATYASSASLYEVGFNHFFRGKDHLSSSPGSASGDQIFIQGHASPGIYARAFLEGRLTEKQLDAFRREGESGGLSSYPHPRLMPDFWEFPTVSMGLGPIGAIYQARFNRYLLNRQIKDTSGSRVWAFLGDGEMDEPESIGALGVAAREELDNLIFVVNCNLQRLDGPVRGNGKIMQELESLFRGAGWNVIKVVWGRDWDPLLAKDTDGVLVNRMNTTPDGQFQTYSTSSGEYIREHFFGSDARLRRMVADLSDDDLRKLSRGGHDYRKLYAAYKAATEHAGQPTVILAHTIKGWTLGKDFEARNATHQMKKLTKSELKEFRDRLYLEIPDSALSGDLPPYCHPGPDSEEIAYMRERRAALGGSIPRRVVRAKPLPQPPAKIFDELRKGSGKQPVATTMAFVRLLKDLMKTKEMGARFVPVIPDEARTFGMDAMFPTAKIYSPHGQRYEAVDRELLLSYQESETGQMLHEGISEAGSMGSVIAAGTAYATHAQHMIPVYVFYSMFGFQRTGDQMWALGDQLGRGFLLGATAGRTTLNGEGLQHQDGHSLLLASTNPACVAYDPAFAFELTHIVRDALDRMYGERDDNVFYYLTVYNEPVPQPAEPAGLDPAQIISGMYRFRSAEDLAGGLPAAGAGVGSPPRAQLLASGTSIHWALAAQEILAADFGVAADLWSVTSWNELRRDALDCDRANLLNPEADDAVPYVTRALEGAAGPVVAVSDWMRAVPDQISRWVPQPFTSLGTDGYGRSDTRAALRRHFKVDAESIVVATLEALVRAGEVKATTVGDAIRRFGLRADKAGLDGPEAIVAGIRIVAGAEQDERPISG, from the coding sequence GTGGCGCAGGACACACCCCGGAAGTTCTCGGTCATCACCGATGGGCTACCGAGTCAGCTGCCGGATATCGATCCCTCCGAGACCAGCGAGTGGCTGGAGTCGCTCGACGCCGTCATCGAGGAGTCCGGCCGCGGCCGGGCCCGCTTCCTCATGTTGAAGCTCCTCGAACGGGCCCGGGAGAAGGCGGTCGGTGTTCCCGGTCTCACCAGCACCGACTACATCAACACCATCAGCCCGGAGCGGGAGCCCTGGTTCCCCGGCAACGAGCACATCGAACGCCGCATCCGGGCCTATATCCGGTGGAACGCGGCCATCATGGTGAGCCGCGCCAACCGCCCCGCGTTCAATGTCGGCGGTCACATCGCGACCTACGCCTCAAGCGCGAGCCTCTACGAGGTGGGCTTCAACCATTTCTTCCGCGGCAAGGACCATCTCAGTTCCTCGCCGGGAAGTGCCTCGGGTGACCAGATCTTTATTCAGGGTCACGCGTCCCCGGGCATCTACGCCCGCGCCTTCCTGGAAGGCCGGCTGACGGAGAAGCAGCTCGACGCCTTCCGGCGCGAGGGCGAGTCGGGCGGCCTGTCGTCCTACCCTCACCCTCGGCTCATGCCTGATTTCTGGGAGTTCCCCACGGTTTCGATGGGACTCGGGCCGATCGGCGCCATCTACCAGGCCCGGTTCAACCGCTACCTGCTCAACCGCCAGATCAAGGACACCTCGGGCAGCCGGGTGTGGGCGTTCCTCGGCGACGGCGAGATGGACGAGCCGGAGTCAATCGGCGCGCTGGGCGTGGCCGCCCGCGAGGAGCTCGACAACCTCATCTTCGTGGTCAACTGCAACCTGCAGCGCCTCGACGGCCCGGTCCGCGGCAACGGCAAGATCATGCAGGAGCTGGAGTCGCTGTTCCGGGGCGCCGGCTGGAACGTCATCAAGGTGGTCTGGGGCCGCGACTGGGACCCGCTGCTGGCCAAGGACACCGACGGCGTGCTGGTAAACCGCATGAACACCACGCCGGACGGGCAGTTCCAGACCTACTCGACGTCGTCGGGCGAATACATCCGGGAGCACTTCTTCGGCTCGGACGCCCGGCTGCGCCGGATGGTCGCGGACCTCTCCGACGACGATCTGCGCAAGCTCTCCCGCGGTGGCCACGACTACCGCAAGCTCTACGCGGCCTACAAGGCGGCGACCGAGCACGCGGGCCAGCCCACGGTCATCCTCGCGCACACCATCAAGGGCTGGACCCTGGGCAAGGACTTCGAGGCCCGCAACGCCACCCACCAGATGAAGAAGCTGACCAAGAGCGAGCTCAAGGAGTTCCGCGACCGGCTCTATCTGGAGATCCCGGACTCGGCCCTGTCGGGTGACCTGCCGCCCTACTGCCACCCGGGGCCGGACTCTGAGGAAATCGCGTACATGCGGGAACGCCGGGCCGCGCTCGGTGGGTCGATCCCGCGTCGGGTCGTGCGGGCCAAGCCGCTCCCCCAACCGCCAGCGAAGATCTTCGACGAACTCCGGAAGGGCTCCGGCAAACAGCCCGTCGCCACGACGATGGCCTTCGTCCGGCTGCTGAAGGACCTCATGAAGACCAAGGAGATGGGCGCGCGCTTCGTGCCGGTCATCCCCGACGAGGCCCGCACCTTCGGCATGGACGCGATGTTCCCGACGGCGAAGATCTACTCGCCGCACGGGCAGCGCTACGAGGCCGTCGACCGCGAACTGCTGCTGTCCTACCAGGAGTCCGAGACCGGTCAGATGCTGCACGAGGGCATCAGCGAGGCCGGGTCGATGGGCTCGGTGATCGCCGCTGGCACGGCGTACGCCACCCACGCGCAGCACATGATCCCGGTCTACGTCTTCTACTCGATGTTCGGCTTCCAGCGCACCGGCGACCAGATGTGGGCGCTCGGCGACCAGCTCGGCCGCGGGTTCCTGCTCGGGGCGACCGCCGGTCGGACCACTCTCAACGGCGAGGGCCTGCAGCACCAGGACGGCCACTCCCTGCTCCTGGCGTCGACTAACCCGGCCTGCGTGGCCTACGACCCCGCCTTCGCCTTCGAGCTGACACACATCGTCCGGGACGCGCTCGACCGAATGTACGGCGAGCGGGACGACAACGTCTTCTACTACCTCACTGTCTACAACGAGCCGGTGCCGCAGCCTGCCGAGCCCGCGGGTCTCGACCCGGCGCAGATCATCTCCGGGATGTACCGGTTCCGCTCGGCTGAGGACCTGGCCGGCGGGCTTCCGGCGGCGGGGGCCGGCGTGGGCTCCCCGCCGCGGGCGCAACTGCTGGCCAGCGGGACTTCCATCCACTGGGCGCTGGCGGCGCAGGAGATCCTTGCCGCCGACTTCGGGGTCGCCGCCGACCTGTGGTCGGTGACCTCGTGGAACGAGCTTCGGCGAGATGCGCTCGACTGCGACCGCGCCAACCTGCTCAACCCCGAGGCCGACGACGCCGTGCCGTACGTGACCCGTGCCCTCGAAGGGGCCGCCGGCCCGGTCGTGGCGGTCTCCGACTGGATGCGCGCGGTGCCCGACCAGATCTCCCGGTGGGTTCCGCAGCCGTTCACCTCGCTGGGCACCGACGGGTACGGCCGTTCCGACACTCGGGCCGCCCTGCGCCGGCACTTCAAGGTCGACGCCGAGTCGATCGTCGTCGCGACCCTGGAAGCCCTCGTCCGGGCCGGTGAGGTCAAGGCCACCACGGTCGGGGACGCGATCAGGCGATTCGGGTTGCGTGCCGACAAGGCCGGCCTGGACGGGCCCGAGGCGATCGTGGCCGGCATCAGGATCGTGGCCGGCGCCGAGCAGGACGAGCGGCCGATCTCGGGCTGA
- a CDS encoding lycopene cyclase domain-containing protein, giving the protein MRHLSYLAVLAGCLLGTAPLEVFLGTRVYARPVRLLLTLAPVIVIFVVWDLFAVSAGHWSFDRRRITGILLPGGLPLEELLFFAVVPMCAILTLEAVRAVRGWDVGDEPAHPSATRSDGTPDGDRP; this is encoded by the coding sequence ATGCGCCATCTGAGCTACCTCGCGGTCCTGGCGGGATGCCTGCTCGGAACGGCGCCGCTTGAGGTGTTTCTGGGCACCCGGGTGTACGCCCGGCCGGTTCGGCTGCTGCTGACCCTCGCCCCCGTCATCGTGATCTTCGTTGTCTGGGACCTGTTCGCCGTCTCCGCGGGGCACTGGAGCTTCGACCGGCGCCGCATCACCGGGATCCTGCTTCCGGGGGGCCTTCCCCTGGAGGAGCTGCTGTTCTTCGCCGTGGTGCCGATGTGCGCGATCCTGACGCTGGAGGCCGTGCGCGCGGTGCGGGGCTGGGACGTCGGCGACGAGCCCGCCCATCCGAGCGCGACGCGTTCCGATGGGACTCCCGATGGTGATCGGCCGTGA
- a CDS encoding MBL fold metallo-hydrolase has protein sequence MGEVVDAALGDVGVPRQTGPQPAVERAGRDGAARWRRPLPPVEQVRPGLWSIPVPLPWAKPAHVFVYVFETSTGPFLMDAGWDFDEAFDELQAGLAMIGMSVADVRGVVVTHAHLDHYGLANRIREASGAWVSLHRLDEAMLRHFEHGYADRISELMIRAGAPAEMTERLLAGYQQPAPGLSRPDILLEDGDRPDIPGWDLTALWTPGHSPGHLCFWEPTNRLLFSGDHVLPSTAVGVSAPEEAVPDPLGDYLRSLARLRSLPAEEVLPAHEYRFTGLERRLAELDAHHAGRLSEVVEGLRAGASRVWDVAGYVTWHRPFRNLRGVALQNAVMDTMSYLATLEATGAARSEPGTPDRWRLIEP, from the coding sequence GTGGGTGAGGTCGTGGACGCTGCTCTCGGGGATGTCGGTGTGCCGCGTCAGACCGGGCCGCAGCCGGCCGTGGAGCGGGCCGGCCGGGACGGTGCCGCGCGGTGGCGTCGGCCCCTGCCACCGGTCGAGCAGGTGCGTCCGGGACTGTGGAGTATTCCCGTCCCGTTGCCCTGGGCCAAACCGGCGCACGTGTTCGTGTACGTTTTCGAGACCTCCACGGGCCCGTTCCTGATGGACGCGGGCTGGGACTTCGACGAGGCGTTCGACGAGCTGCAGGCCGGACTGGCGATGATCGGGATGTCGGTGGCCGACGTGCGGGGCGTCGTGGTGACCCATGCGCACCTGGACCACTACGGCCTGGCGAACCGGATCCGGGAGGCATCCGGGGCGTGGGTCTCGTTGCATCGCCTGGACGAGGCGATGCTCCGGCACTTCGAACATGGTTACGCCGACCGGATCTCCGAGCTGATGATCCGGGCCGGGGCGCCCGCCGAGATGACCGAGCGGCTGCTGGCGGGCTACCAGCAGCCGGCCCCGGGCCTATCGCGACCCGACATCCTCCTCGAAGACGGCGACCGGCCGGACATCCCGGGCTGGGATCTCACCGCGCTGTGGACACCGGGCCATTCGCCGGGACACCTCTGCTTCTGGGAGCCGACCAACCGGCTGCTGTTCTCCGGGGACCACGTCCTGCCCTCGACGGCGGTCGGGGTATCCGCGCCGGAGGAGGCCGTTCCTGATCCGCTGGGGGACTACCTGCGTTCGCTGGCCCGGCTGCGGAGCCTGCCGGCCGAGGAGGTGCTGCCGGCGCACGAGTACCGGTTCACCGGGCTGGAGCGCCGGCTCGCGGAGCTCGACGCGCATCACGCCGGCCGGCTGTCCGAGGTCGTCGAGGGACTGCGCGCGGGTGCCTCGCGGGTCTGGGACGTCGCCGGATACGTGACCTGGCATCGGCCGTTCCGCAACCTGCGGGGGGTGGCGCTGCAGAACGCCGTGATGGACACGATGTCGTACCTCGCGACGCTGGAGGCAACCGGCGCGGCGCGTTCCGAGCCGGGAACACCAGACCGGTGGCGCCTGATCGAGCCGTAG
- a CDS encoding CoA-binding protein, whose product MGGYAGMRFGDDDTIRRMLTDTEVWAVVGLSNDTRRTAYSIADYLRRHGKHVVPVHPSAPVVAGEQGYATLSEIPFPVDVVDLFVRSELAGPLVDEAVKIGAKGVWLQLGVRDEAAAARAGEAGLDVVMDTCPAMEAPRLGLGWSR is encoded by the coding sequence ATGGGCGGTTATGCGGGTATGCGCTTCGGAGATGACGACACCATTCGCCGCATGCTCACCGACACCGAGGTCTGGGCGGTGGTGGGGCTGTCCAACGACACCCGCCGGACCGCCTACAGCATTGCGGACTACCTGCGACGGCACGGCAAGCACGTCGTGCCGGTGCATCCTTCGGCACCCGTGGTCGCGGGGGAGCAGGGATACGCGACGTTGAGCGAGATCCCGTTTCCCGTCGACGTCGTCGACCTGTTTGTCCGGTCGGAGCTGGCCGGCCCGCTCGTCGACGAGGCGGTGAAGATCGGCGCGAAGGGGGTCTGGCTCCAGCTCGGTGTGCGGGACGAGGCTGCCGCGGCGCGTGCGGGCGAGGCCGGGCTGGACGTCGTCATGGACACCTGCCCGGCGATGGAGGCACCCCGGCTGGGGCTCGGCTGGAGCCGTTGA
- a CDS encoding DUF5999 family protein has product MLVQAVRVSDPASASPVPTDDPEPSSPEPSSVPLPADASRTAALRRRGCPHCPPCPTADSADRDAARVASQHWDQGWILLCNGVILFEDTGEILPTGRTVEPRRALPRPGGVARPPAPRWASQAPVAF; this is encoded by the coding sequence GTGCTCGTGCAAGCTGTTCGCGTTTCAGACCCGGCATCGGCGTCCCCGGTGCCCACCGACGACCCGGAGCCCTCCTCGCCCGAGCCGTCCTCAGTTCCCCTGCCCGCTGACGCCTCACGCACAGCCGCGCTCCGGCGACGTGGTTGCCCGCACTGTCCGCCCTGCCCCACGGCGGACAGTGCGGATCGCGACGCTGCCCGGGTGGCCAGCCAGCATTGGGACCAGGGCTGGATCCTGCTGTGTAACGGGGTGATTCTGTTCGAGGACACCGGCGAGATCCTGCCGACAGGTCGCACCGTCGAGCCACGACGGGCGCTGCCCCGGCCCGGGGGCGTGGCACGGCCGCCGGCTCCGAGATGGGCGAGCCAGGCCCCGGTCGCGTTCTGA
- the thiS gene encoding sulfur carrier protein ThiS, which translates to MVDRPPHLHPRAHPEPLARARVVVNGAPRGIPGGQPLPDLLAELGLPSGSVVVEHNGVALTPSEIPAVRLADGDILEIVRAVAGG; encoded by the coding sequence ATGGTCGATCGTCCGCCGCACTTGCACCCGCGTGCGCACCCGGAGCCGCTCGCCCGGGCGCGGGTCGTCGTCAATGGTGCGCCGCGGGGCATCCCGGGTGGCCAGCCGCTGCCCGACCTGCTCGCCGAGCTGGGCCTGCCGTCTGGTTCGGTGGTGGTCGAGCACAATGGCGTGGCTCTGACGCCGTCCGAGATTCCCGCCGTCCGGCTCGCCGACGGCGACATTTTGGAGATCGTGCGTGCTGTCGCCGGAGGTTGA